A region of Lycium barbarum isolate Lr01 chromosome 3, ASM1917538v2, whole genome shotgun sequence DNA encodes the following proteins:
- the LOC132633883 gene encoding LOW QUALITY PROTEIN: wound-induced protein 1 (The sequence of the model RefSeq protein was modified relative to this genomic sequence to represent the inferred CDS: inserted 1 base in 1 codon) has translation MNSETENKNKAIVKTLYKALACTYGDTKNVTGLIADDLEWWFHGPQNCHYMMKLLTGEISSKNNSFKFEPRSVDAIDDRVIVEGWEGAKAYWVHVWTLKDGIITQFREYFNTWLTVTXMRPTGRVRSATTLWQSHPRDLAKRSLPGIMLAI, from the exons ATGAATTCAGAAACAGAAAACAAAAACAAGGCCATAGTGAAAACTCTTTACAAGGCATTAGCATGTACATATGGTGACACTAAAAATGTCACCGGACTTATTGCCGATGACTTAGAATGGTGGTTTCATGGACCACAAAATTGTCACTATATGATGAAATTGCTCACTGGAGAAATATCTAGTAAGAATAATTCTTTCAAGTTTGAGCCAAGAAGTGTAGATGCTATCGATGATCGTGTGATTGTTGAAGGATGGGAAGGTGCAAAAGCTTATTGGGTACATGTTTGGACATTGAAAGATGGTATTATTACTCAATTTAGGGAGTATTTCAATACTTGGCTTACTGTGA GAATGAGGCCTACCGGTAGGGTACGCTCTGCCACCACGTTGTGGCAGAGCCACCCTCGAGACCTCGCGAAACGTTCACTGCCAGGGATTATGCTAGCAATTTGA